The Candidatus Deferrimicrobiaceae bacterium genomic sequence ACTGCTGTTGTTCGTTGATCTCGTGGAATTGGATGAGAAACGGAGGGTGGGCGTTGCCGCGGACGGAGTAAATCCACGGCGATCGCCTTGCGCGGCGAGAACGTCGGAGCGACGGCTTCGTTCATCGGGAACTTCCCGGGGAACGGTCTTCAAGCGCGGACGGGAACAGGATATGGCCGATCAGCCGCCGGTTGGGGGCAAATGCGTTGTAGGCGAGGGAGACAAGGGAGCAAACGATCGGGAGGCGAAGCAGCGGTGCGGCCCACCGGTAGCGGGGAAGGCGGTCGAGCAACTCCGGCGCGGCGGCGCCGCCGGCCAGGATTCGCCCGTCGGGCAGGACGAGGTGGACGACCCGGAAACAGTCGGTTCGCGCGACCCTCGGGTAGCGGCGCGACGCCTCTTCCGAACCGCACGGCAGGTACTCGAAGGCGCCGGGGGCGCACGACGCCTCAACCGCCGCGATCGCCTTCCGGCAGACCGGGCAACCCGCATCGTAGATCAGGACGGCGCGCCCTGGGGGCGCGGCACGGGAAGCAGCCACCGGACCCTCCCCTCCCGCCTCTTACGACGCTATGAACCGCCCCGGTGTTTCGCCCTCTCGGTGATGAAGAACAGGATCGGCACGGTCATCCGCGACAGCAGCAGCGACGCCACCTCGCCCGCCATCAGCGAAATCGCCAGCCCCTGGAAGATCGGGTCGGCGAGCATCACCGAGGCGCCGACGATGACCGCGGCCGCCGTCAGCAGCATCGGCCGGAAACGGACCGCCCCCGCGTCGATCACCGCCTTGTCGAGCGGCATCCCCTGCTTGAGTCTCAGCTCGATGAAGTCGACCAGGATGATCGAGTTGCGCACCACGATGCCCGCGCCCGCGATGAAGCCGATCATCGAGGTGGCCGTGAAGAACGCGCCCATCAAACCGTGGGCAGGCAGGATGCCGACCAGCGAAAAGGGGATCGCGGCCATGATCGTCACCGGGATGACGAACGACTGGAACCAGCCGACCACGAGGATGTAGATCAGGATCATCACCGCGGCGAAGGCGAGCCCCATGTCGCGGAACACCTCGTAAGTGATGTGCCACTCGCCGTCCCACTTCATCGAGATCTTCTCGTCGGATTCCGGCTGCGCCAGGACGTGCCGCTCCATCTTGTACCCGCCGGGCAGCACCAGGTTGTCGAGCGCCTCGTTGATCTTGAGGATCGCGTAGACCGGGCTCTCGACCGCGCCCGCCACGTCGGCCGTGACGTAGACCACCGGCATCAGGTTCTTGTGGTAGATGCTCTTGTCCGCGACCTCCTCCTCGAGGCGCGTCACCTCGGACAGCGGCACGAGGTTCCCCTGCCGGCCCATCACCCGCAGCTGCTTCAAGCCCTCGATCCGCGACCGGTCGGCAATCGGAAGGCGGACCATGATCGGCACGTCCTCCTTTGCAGTCTGCGAATGCAGGAGGCCCGCCTCGACGCCGGCGGTCGCCAGCCGCAGCGTCCCGGCGATCTGCTCGGCGGTCACGCCCGAGAGCGCCGCCTTCTCCTGGTCGACGACGAAGCGGAACGACGGCTGGTCATCCTCGACGTACCAGTCGACGTCCACGACGCCGTTCGTTTCGGAGAGGATCTTCTTGATCCTGCGCGCCGTCTCGATCTGCCCCTGGTAATCGGGCCCGTAGACCTCGGCCACCAGCGTCTGGAGCACCGGCGGCCCGGGAGGCACTTCGGACACCTTGACGCGCGCGCCGTACTTCGCGGCCACCGCCTGCACGGACGGGCGCACCCGCTTGGCGATGTCGTGGCTCTGCGCCTTGCGATCGTCTTTCCCCACGAGGTTGACCTGGATGTCCGAGACGGTCGGCCCCTGCCGCAGGAAATAGTGGCGCACCAGCCCGTTGAAGTTGTAGGGCGACGCGGTGCCGACGTACGCCTGGAAATTGCGAACCTCGGGCACGCCCGACAGCGTGTCGCCGATCTCGCGCGTGACCGCGGCCGTCTTTTCGAGCGTCGAATCCGTGGGCATGTCGATGACGACCTGGAACTCGCTCTTGTTGTCGAACGGCAGCATCTTGACCTGGACGAACTTGAAATAGACGAGCGAGGCCGACCCGAGCAGCAGCAAAACGACCATCAGCAGGAAGCCGTACCGGTAGAGCGGCCGGTGCAGCAGCCGGTCCATCACTTTCCGGTAGAACCGCGTGGTGGCTCCCTCCCGGTCGTGCTCGTGCCCGTGCGCCTCGCTCTTGAGCAGGCGCACCGCCGCCCACGGCGTGACGATAAAGGCGACCATGAGCGAAAAAAGGATCGCCGCGCTCGCGCCCACCGGGATCGGACGCATGTACGGGCCCATCAGCCCCCGGACGAATGCCATCGGCAGGATCGCCGCGATGACGGTGAAGGTGGCGAGAATCGTCGGGTTGCCGACCTCGTCGACCGCCTCGACCGCGACCTGGGTCAGCGGGCGTCCGGAATTCTCCGGCATCCGGAAGTGGCGCACGATGTT encodes the following:
- a CDS encoding DUF393 domain-containing protein, with translation MAASRAAPPGRAVLIYDAGCPVCRKAIAAVEASCAPGAFEYLPCGSEEASRRYPRVARTDCFRVVHLVLPDGRILAGGAAAPELLDRLPRYRWAAPLLRLPIVCSLVSLAYNAFAPNRRLIGHILFPSALEDRSPGSSR
- a CDS encoding efflux RND transporter permease subunit is translated as MSSHPRGIAGRIAAVFIDSRLTPLIIVASILLGLGAVVLLPREEEPQIVVPMIDVFVSMPGASAKEVEERVTRPMEKLIREIPGVEYIYSTTSPGMSLAIVRFQVGQDEEKSIVRLNDKMHANFDIIPPGATPPLVKPRSIDDVPILALTLSGASSDPFTLRKVADALHDQITTVPDVSEVKIIGGQRRQLRVLLDPARMASRGVAPSPLVQALSAANRQLRSGSASTSNREFLVETGGFLANAEEAGRVVVGVSGGRPVYLREVADLVDGPEEPADYVFFGNGSAGKSGGPSLVPAVTLSVAKRKGTNAIVIADKVLEKVAGVRGQLIPGGVQMTVTRNYGETAAEKSNELLLHMLIAVVSVSILIGLTLGRRESGVVATAIPVTLALTLAIFYLFGYTLNRVTLFALIFSIGILVDDAIVVVENIVRHFRMPENSGRPLTQVAVEAVDEVGNPTILATFTVIAAILPMAFVRGLMGPYMRPIPVGASAAILFSLMVAFIVTPWAAVRLLKSEAHGHEHDREGATTRFYRKVMDRLLHRPLYRYGFLLMVVLLLLGSASLVYFKFVQVKMLPFDNKSEFQVVIDMPTDSTLEKTAAVTREIGDTLSGVPEVRNFQAYVGTASPYNFNGLVRHYFLRQGPTVSDIQVNLVGKDDRKAQSHDIAKRVRPSVQAVAAKYGARVKVSEVPPGPPVLQTLVAEVYGPDYQGQIETARRIKKILSETNGVVDVDWYVEDDQPSFRFVVDQEKAALSGVTAEQIAGTLRLATAGVEAGLLHSQTAKEDVPIMVRLPIADRSRIEGLKQLRVMGRQGNLVPLSEVTRLEEEVADKSIYHKNLMPVVYVTADVAGAVESPVYAILKINEALDNLVLPGGYKMERHVLAQPESDEKISMKWDGEWHITYEVFRDMGLAFAAVMILIYILVVGWFQSFVIPVTIMAAIPFSLVGILPAHGLMGAFFTATSMIGFIAGAGIVVRNSIILVDFIELRLKQGMPLDKAVIDAGAVRFRPMLLTAAAVIVGASVMLADPIFQGLAISLMAGEVASLLLSRMTVPILFFITERAKHRGGS